A region from the Arthrobacter gengyunqii genome encodes:
- a CDS encoding NAD kinase, with product MSRRILVLAHTGRQAAMAAAQEACTQLHTSGLIPVMRRKDLEDIQSVYGVLTAPTEILDEDVDLHGVDLGMVLGGDGTILRAAELVRDTNVPLLGVNLGHVGFLAESERADLTQTVHWVVERAYTVEERMTIDVKVWFENRLIAHTWALNEAAIEKADRQRMLEVVVEVDARPISSFGCDGVVLATPTGSTAYSFSAGGPVVWPEVEALLIAPISAHALFSRPLVVAPTSILAVEVLTRTDAAGVLWCDGRRSVELPPGARVEVTRSSIPVRLARTHSTPFSERLVRKFQLPTQGWRGPAGSPGELSDSVELSRHTADSGGTA from the coding sequence ATGAGCAGACGGATACTCGTGCTGGCCCACACCGGCCGGCAGGCTGCCATGGCTGCCGCCCAGGAGGCGTGTACCCAGCTTCACACCTCCGGCCTGATCCCGGTCATGCGGCGCAAGGACCTGGAGGACATCCAGTCCGTTTACGGCGTCCTGACCGCACCCACCGAAATCCTGGATGAAGACGTAGACCTCCACGGCGTGGACCTGGGCATGGTTCTCGGCGGCGACGGCACCATCCTGCGCGCGGCGGAACTGGTCCGCGACACCAACGTTCCCCTGCTGGGCGTCAACCTTGGCCACGTGGGATTCCTGGCCGAAAGCGAACGCGCTGACCTGACGCAGACCGTGCACTGGGTGGTGGAGCGGGCCTATACCGTTGAAGAACGCATGACCATTGACGTCAAGGTCTGGTTCGAGAACCGGCTGATAGCGCACACCTGGGCTTTGAACGAAGCAGCCATTGAAAAGGCCGACCGGCAGCGGATGCTCGAGGTGGTGGTGGAAGTCGATGCCCGGCCCATCAGTTCCTTCGGCTGCGACGGCGTTGTCCTGGCCACCCCCACCGGCTCCACTGCGTATTCCTTCTCCGCCGGCGGCCCCGTGGTGTGGCCCGAGGTGGAAGCTCTCCTGATTGCGCCAATCAGCGCCCACGCACTGTTCTCCCGGCCGCTCGTCGTCGCCCCCACCTCCATTCTTGCCGTGGAAGTCCTGACCCGCACCGACGCTGCCGGAGTGCTCTGGTGCGACGGCCGGCGCAGCGTGGAGCTGCCGCCGGGCGCGCGCGTAGAAGTCACGCGCTCCTCAATCCCGGTGCGGCTGGCCCGCACCCACTCAACACCGTTCTCCGAACGCCTCGTGCGCAAATTCCAGCTGCCCACCCAAGGTTGGCGCGGGCCGGCCGGCAGCCCCGGAGAACTGTCGGACAGTGTTGAACTATCCCGGCACACGGCAGACAGCGGAGGTACGGCATGA
- a CDS encoding TlyA family RNA methyltransferase, translating into MARLDQELVTRGLARSRTHAAKLIAAGRVSRAGTVLGKASASVTGEDALSVLDDGVPDYVSRAGHKLAGALEAFPQVQPAGLRCLDAGASTGGFTDVLLRRGAERVVAVDVGHDQLVEVLRQDQRVDVHEGMNVRYLKPEDIGGPVDLTVADLSFISLTMVVASLAKATRPGGSLLLMVKPQFEVGREKLEKAGVVLDPQKHRMAVARVVESALMENLRVAGLAPSPLPGQNGNVEFFLWLQVPTPATSVPEAPVDAQATARRLVDDAFDRFDGAGTKPADRFADEERPAED; encoded by the coding sequence GTGGCAAGGCTTGACCAGGAATTGGTGACGAGGGGGCTGGCCCGCTCCCGGACCCACGCGGCCAAACTCATCGCTGCGGGCCGGGTTTCCCGCGCCGGTACGGTGCTGGGCAAGGCATCGGCGTCCGTCACCGGCGAGGACGCCCTTTCAGTGCTCGACGACGGTGTTCCCGACTATGTCAGCCGCGCCGGCCATAAGCTCGCAGGCGCCCTCGAGGCATTCCCGCAGGTTCAGCCCGCGGGGCTGCGCTGCCTGGACGCCGGCGCCTCCACCGGGGGGTTTACCGATGTCCTGCTGCGGCGCGGTGCCGAGCGTGTGGTGGCCGTCGACGTCGGGCACGATCAGCTGGTCGAGGTGCTGCGGCAGGACCAGCGTGTTGACGTTCATGAAGGCATGAACGTGCGGTATCTGAAGCCGGAGGACATCGGGGGACCGGTGGACCTGACCGTGGCCGACCTCTCCTTCATCTCCCTGACCATGGTGGTGGCTTCGCTGGCAAAGGCGACGCGCCCGGGGGGAAGCCTGCTGCTCATGGTCAAGCCGCAGTTTGAAGTCGGCCGTGAGAAGCTGGAGAAGGCCGGGGTCGTTCTCGACCCGCAGAAGCACCGGATGGCAGTGGCACGCGTGGTGGAATCTGCGCTGATGGAAAACCTCCGCGTTGCGGGCCTGGCGCCCAGTCCGCTGCCGGGCCAGAACGGCAACGTTGAGTTTTTCCTGTGGCTGCAGGTGCCAACACCGGCAACGTCCGTTCCGGAAGCGCCCGTTGATGCACAGGCAACCGCCCGGCGTTTGGTGGATGACGCCTTTGACAGGTTTGATGGAGCCGGAACAAAGCCTGCTGATCGGTTTGCAGACGAGGAACGCCCCGCAGAAGACTGA